The following are encoded in a window of Citrobacter freundii genomic DNA:
- a CDS encoding YeaH/YhbH family protein, with protein MTWFIDRRLNGKNKSTVNRQRFLRRYKSQIKQSISEAINKRSVTDVDSGESVSIPTDDISEPMFHQGRGGLRHRVHPGNDHFVQNDRIERPQGGGGGSGSGQGQASQDGEGQDEFVFQISKDEYLDLLFEDLALPNLKQNQQRQLTEYKTHRAGFTSNGVPANISVVRSLQNSLARRTAMTAGKRRELHALEADLETIANTEPAQLLEEERLRKEIAELRAKIERVPFIDTFDLRYKNYEKRPDPSSQAVMFCLMDVSGSMDQSTKDMAKRFYILLYLFLSRTYKNVEVVYIRHHTQAKEVDEHEFFYSQETGGTIVSSALKLMDEVVKDRYDPAQWNIYAAQASDGDNWADDSPLCHEILAKKLLPVVRYYSYIEITRRAHQTLWREYEHLQSTFDNFAMQHIRDQDDIYPVFRELFHKQSATS; from the coding sequence ATGACCTGGTTCATAGACCGACGTCTTAACGGTAAAAACAAGAGCACGGTTAACCGCCAGCGCTTCTTGCGCCGTTATAAATCACAAATTAAACAGTCGATCTCCGAGGCCATTAATAAGCGTTCGGTGACTGATGTCGATAGTGGCGAGTCTGTCTCTATCCCAACCGATGATATTAGCGAACCGATGTTCCATCAGGGGCGTGGTGGCCTGCGCCATCGCGTACATCCGGGTAACGACCATTTTGTGCAGAACGACCGTATAGAACGCCCTCAGGGCGGCGGCGGGGGTTCAGGAAGCGGGCAAGGCCAGGCCAGCCAGGATGGAGAAGGCCAGGATGAGTTCGTGTTTCAAATTTCTAAAGATGAGTATCTGGATCTGCTGTTTGAAGATTTGGCACTGCCGAATCTGAAGCAAAATCAGCAACGTCAGTTAACGGAATACAAAACCCACCGTGCGGGCTTCACCTCCAACGGGGTGCCAGCCAATATCAGCGTGGTGCGTTCCCTACAAAACTCACTGGCGCGCCGCACGGCGATGACGGCAGGTAAACGTCGGGAGCTGCACGCGCTTGAAGCTGACCTGGAGACCATCGCCAATACAGAACCGGCGCAGTTGCTGGAGGAAGAACGCCTACGCAAAGAGATTGCTGAACTGCGGGCAAAAATTGAACGCGTCCCGTTTATCGACACCTTTGATTTACGCTATAAAAATTATGAGAAACGACCCGATCCTTCCAGCCAGGCGGTGATGTTCTGTCTGATGGACGTTTCCGGCTCGATGGATCAGTCAACGAAAGATATGGCCAAGCGGTTTTACATTCTGCTGTATCTGTTCTTAAGCCGTACCTACAAAAACGTGGAAGTGGTTTACATTCGCCACCATACCCAGGCAAAAGAGGTGGACGAACATGAGTTCTTCTACTCTCAGGAAACCGGGGGCACCATCGTCTCCAGCGCGCTGAAGTTGATGGATGAAGTGGTGAAAGATCGTTACGATCCTGCCCAATGGAATATCTATGCGGCGCAGGCATCAGATGGCGATAACTGGGCGGATGACTCACCGTTGTGCCATGAGATTCTGGCGAAAAAACTGCTGCCGGTGGTGCGATATTATAGCTATATCGAAATCACCCGCCGCGCGCACCAGACCTTATGGCGTGAGTACGAGCATCTGCAATCGACCTTTGATAACTTTGCCATGCAACATATCCGTGACCAGGATGATATCTATCCGGTGTTCCGGGAACTGTTTCATAAGCAGAGTGCCACAAGTTGA
- a CDS encoding sensor domain-containing diguanylate cyclase — protein MSDMILARVSQSLATEQSVEGLVRQLLEMLEMVTDMESTYLTKVDLDARLQHILYARNSRQMHIPEGLSVPWDETLCKRAIEENCLYSDNVPARWPDCAAARALEITTFLSTPVHLPDGTFYGTLCATSRQQQTLSQRGEQVLHLFASLIAQSIQKESLVAQLREANAALIAHSYTDALTGLPNRRAIFENMETLFSLARHLQQKIIVAYIDLDDFKLINDRFGHEVGDQFLIQVGQRLRHVCSENDILGRLGGDEFLVAGLSQKSEEDQHTRMQRVKDQLQQQLCGDYQLGAISLFYPGASLGVIEVNPRETDLNCALHNADSAMYLDKKREGKTAFVTH, from the coding sequence ATGTCTGACATGATCCTTGCCAGAGTCTCACAATCATTAGCCACCGAGCAGTCTGTTGAGGGTCTGGTTCGGCAACTTCTGGAGATGCTGGAAATGGTGACTGACATGGAGTCGACCTATTTAACCAAAGTCGATTTAGATGCACGCCTGCAGCATATTCTGTATGCACGTAACAGCCGACAGATGCATATACCCGAGGGTTTGTCGGTGCCGTGGGATGAAACGTTGTGCAAGCGCGCAATCGAAGAAAACTGCCTGTACAGTGATAACGTCCCCGCTCGCTGGCCAGACTGTGCCGCCGCACGCGCGCTGGAAATTACCACCTTTTTGAGCACGCCTGTCCACCTTCCGGATGGGACATTTTACGGCACGCTTTGCGCCACCAGCCGGCAGCAACAAACGTTGAGCCAACGCGGAGAGCAGGTCCTGCATCTGTTTGCGAGTCTGATTGCCCAGTCGATTCAAAAAGAGTCACTGGTGGCGCAATTACGTGAAGCGAATGCGGCACTCATTGCACACTCCTACACCGACGCGCTCACCGGATTACCTAATCGTCGGGCCATTTTCGAAAATATGGAAACCCTCTTTTCGCTGGCTCGCCATTTGCAGCAAAAAATTATCGTCGCCTATATTGATTTAGATGATTTCAAGCTGATCAATGACCGTTTTGGCCATGAAGTTGGTGACCAATTTTTGATCCAGGTTGGGCAACGTTTGCGCCATGTGTGTAGTGAAAACGATATTCTTGGCCGACTGGGCGGCGACGAATTTCTCGTCGCGGGTCTGTCACAAAAAAGTGAAGAAGATCAACACACGCGCATGCAAAGGGTTAAAGACCAGTTGCAACAACAACTCTGCGGCGACTATCAGCTTGGCGCTATCAGCCTGTTTTATCCTGGCGCCAGCCTGGGCGTGATTGAAGTCAATCCGCGAGAAACCGACTTAAACTGTGCGCTTCATAACGCTGATAGCGCGATGTACCTGGATAAAAAACGCGAGGGCAAAACTGCTTTTGTCACGCATTAA
- a CDS encoding DUF441 domain-containing protein: MFDVTLLILLGLAALGFVSHNTTVAVSILVLIIVRVTPLNTFFPWIEKQGLTVGIIILTIGVMAPIASGTLPPSTLIHSFVNWKSLVAIAIGVFVSWLGGRGVTLMGSQPQLVAGLLVGTVLGVALFRGVPVGPLIAAGLVSLIVGKQ, translated from the coding sequence ATGTTTGATGTCACTCTGCTGATCCTGCTCGGACTGGCAGCTCTGGGCTTTGTCAGCCACAACACCACTGTCGCCGTTTCAATCCTGGTGCTGATTATTGTCCGTGTCACCCCGCTGAACACCTTTTTCCCGTGGATTGAAAAACAGGGCCTGACTGTCGGGATTATTATCCTGACGATTGGCGTGATGGCACCGATCGCCAGCGGAACGCTACCGCCATCCACGCTCATTCACTCCTTCGTAAACTGGAAGTCACTGGTCGCCATTGCTATCGGCGTATTCGTCTCCTGGCTGGGTGGACGTGGCGTCACGCTGATGGGCAGTCAGCCGCAGTTAGTCGCCGGGTTGCTGGTCGGTACGGTACTGGGCGTTGCGCTGTTTCGCGGCGTCCCTGTGGGGCCGCTCATCGCCGCGGGTCTGGTTTCGCTGATTGTGGGGAAACAGTAG
- a CDS encoding CTP synthase C-terminal region-related (seleno)protein, whose protein sequence is MDISPVKNTLRIALVGDYNPDIVAHQAIPLAIDDAAAVLELMADYDWLTTSDINSGEDLVGYDAIWVVPGSPYQHPEGALTAIRYARENSIPFLGTCGGFQHAILEYARNVLGWHDAAHAETDTEGRMVIAPLSCSLVEKTDDIELRANTLIARAYNQEVISEGYHCNYGVSQAFADELERGDLRVTGWDEAGDIRAIELVTHPFYVGTLFQHERGALAGKPVPLVQAMLRAARG, encoded by the coding sequence ATGGACATTTCCCCTGTAAAAAATACACTTCGCATTGCGCTGGTCGGTGACTACAACCCTGACATTGTCGCGCATCAGGCGATTCCCCTTGCTATTGATGACGCTGCCGCGGTGCTGGAATTAATGGCGGATTACGACTGGCTAACCACATCGGATATTAATAGCGGTGAGGACCTGGTCGGCTATGACGCTATTTGGGTGGTGCCCGGTAGCCCTTATCAGCATCCAGAAGGTGCGCTGACGGCTATTCGTTACGCCCGTGAAAACAGTATTCCCTTTCTCGGCACCTGCGGTGGTTTTCAGCATGCCATCCTCGAATATGCCCGCAACGTGCTGGGTTGGCACGATGCCGCACACGCAGAAACGGATACCGAAGGTCGCATGGTAATTGCCCCATTGAGCTGCTCGCTGGTCGAAAAAACGGATGATATCGAACTGCGGGCGAATACGCTGATCGCCAGAGCCTACAATCAGGAGGTGATCTCCGAAGGTTATCACTGCAACTACGGCGTATCGCAAGCCTTTGCCGACGAACTGGAGCGTGGGGATTTACGCGTGACGGGCTGGGATGAGGCGGGAGATATTCGTGCCATTGAACTGGTGACGCATCCTTTTTATGTTGGCACGCTCTTTCAACATGAACGGGGTGCCTTGGCGGGGAAACCCGTGCCACTGGTTCAGGCGATGTTACGCGCGGCGCGCGGATAA
- the yoaJ gene encoding protein YoaJ, producing MKKTTLIMIGVAIIVVLGTELGWW from the coding sequence ATGAAAAAAACAACGCTCATCATGATTGGTGTCGCCATTATTGTAGTACTCGGCACCGAATTGGGCTGGTGGTAA
- a CDS encoding hemerythrin domain-containing protein yields the protein MNLDKMKHQHVDILEKISFLRTLSQSGVSSNAQQIAAAIVSMSAIIKTHLSAEDQFLYPQIEQDGNSKLRQVSTQFQREMADIVGEYDAFSRRWNIASKLMGNDEAFRRDANTVLRKVFERMQRENKDFYPLVERM from the coding sequence ATGAATCTGGATAAAATGAAACATCAGCACGTTGATATTCTCGAAAAAATATCTTTTCTACGTACGTTAAGCCAGTCCGGGGTATCATCCAATGCGCAGCAAATTGCTGCGGCGATCGTGAGCATGAGTGCGATCATTAAAACGCATCTGTCAGCGGAAGATCAGTTTCTTTATCCTCAAATTGAACAGGATGGGAATAGTAAACTCAGACAGGTCAGTACCCAATTTCAACGTGAAATGGCGGATATTGTTGGTGAGTATGATGCGTTTTCGCGCCGCTGGAATATTGCCAGCAAGCTGATGGGTAATGACGAGGCGTTCAGACGCGACGCCAATACCGTATTACGCAAAGTGTTTGAGCGTATGCAGCGGGAAAATAAAGATTTCTATCCGCTGGTAGAAAGGATGTAA
- a CDS encoding GlsB/YeaQ/YmgE family stress response membrane protein — protein MGILSWIIFGLIAGILAKWIMPGKDGGGFFMTIILGVIGAVVGGWISTLLGFGKVDGFNFGSFAVAIIGALVVLFIYRKVKS, from the coding sequence ATGGGTATACTTTCATGGATTATTTTCGGTCTTATCGCTGGGATATTGGCAAAATGGATTATGCCAGGCAAGGACGGCGGCGGATTCTTTATGACTATTATTTTAGGGGTTATCGGTGCAGTCGTTGGCGGTTGGATCAGTACATTGCTTGGCTTTGGCAAAGTGGATGGTTTCAACTTTGGCAGCTTTGCCGTGGCGATTATCGGCGCGCTCGTTGTTCTGTTTATCTACAGAAAAGTCAAAAGTTAA
- a CDS encoding class I SAM-dependent methyltransferase: MSTMEKAGHTFLASLGKTRLRPGGIEATEWLFSQSQLTSDSQVLEVACNMATTAIELVQRFGCTVYAIDMDKNALVKARNNVAVHGLENHIHVMAANANTIPFADNSFDVVINEAMLTMYGDKAKTKLIAEYHRVLKPGGRLLTHDIMFTAQKLGEGDQNQLQQVVKSNVSPLTQQGWRDLFLGAGFEQVLQQNGEMSLMSPQGLIRDEGFNGALKIAYNGLRTHENRQRFLKMFRFFRAQRHQLNYIVCCSVKGK; encoded by the coding sequence ATGAGTACGATGGAAAAAGCAGGCCATACATTTCTGGCCAGCCTGGGGAAAACCCGCCTGCGCCCGGGGGGTATAGAAGCCACAGAATGGCTGTTCAGCCAGTCGCAATTGACGTCAGACAGTCAGGTGCTTGAAGTGGCGTGTAACATGGCGACCACGGCGATTGAACTGGTGCAACGCTTTGGCTGCACTGTATACGCCATTGATATGGATAAAAATGCGCTGGTTAAGGCGAGAAATAACGTCGCTGTCCATGGGCTGGAAAATCACATTCATGTCATGGCCGCTAATGCGAATACTATTCCTTTCGCCGACAACAGTTTTGACGTGGTGATTAATGAAGCCATGCTCACGATGTACGGTGATAAGGCTAAGACGAAGTTGATTGCGGAATACCATCGGGTACTGAAACCTGGTGGGCGCTTGTTAACCCATGACATTATGTTTACGGCGCAAAAACTGGGAGAGGGCGATCAAAACCAGCTTCAGCAGGTTGTGAAGTCAAATGTGAGTCCACTGACGCAGCAAGGCTGGCGCGATCTATTTCTGGGCGCGGGATTTGAACAGGTGCTACAGCAAAATGGTGAAATGTCGCTAATGTCGCCGCAGGGGTTAATTCGTGATGAGGGATTTAACGGCGCCCTTAAAATTGCTTATAACGGACTACGCACGCATGAGAATCGCCAGCGTTTTCTTAAGATGTTCCGTTTTTTCCGCGCACAGCGTCACCAACTCAACTATATCGTCTGCTGTTCCGTAAAGGGTAAATAA
- a CDS encoding CynX/NimT family MFS transporter: MTYSPSPRGKQGALLIAGILMIATTLRVTFTGAAPLLDAIRADYALTTAQTGLLTTLPLLAFALVSPLAAGVARRWGIERSLFAAMLLICAGIAIRSLPSPPFLFGGTTLIGCGIALGNVLLPGLIKRDFSQHVAKLTGAYSLTMGAAAAIGSAIVVPLTLNGFGWRGALMMLMVFPLLALFIWLPQYRQTSHATMSNSRALHSRGIWRSSLAWQVTLFLGINSLVYYVIIGWLPAILISHGYSEAQAGSLHGLLQLATAAPGLLIPLILFKLKDQRAIAALVSLMCAIAAAGFWLLPNQAVLWTILFGFGSGATMILGLTFIGLRASSAHQAAALSGMAQSVGYLLAACGPPLMGKIHDLNGNWQIPLIGVALLATLMAVFGLYAGRSREITSP, translated from the coding sequence ATGACTTATTCCCCTTCCCCCCGCGGCAAGCAAGGTGCATTGCTGATTGCGGGTATCCTGATGATCGCCACCACGCTTCGCGTTACCTTTACCGGTGCAGCGCCGCTGCTGGATGCCATTCGCGCAGATTACGCGCTGACGACCGCCCAGACGGGGCTCCTGACTACCCTACCGCTGCTGGCCTTTGCGTTAGTTTCCCCCCTGGCGGCGGGCGTTGCCCGTCGATGGGGTATTGAGCGCAGTCTGTTTGCCGCCATGCTGCTGATTTGCGCCGGTATTGCCATACGTTCATTGCCCTCGCCGCCATTCTTATTTGGTGGAACCACCCTCATTGGCTGTGGGATAGCATTAGGCAACGTGTTGCTTCCGGGGTTGATTAAGCGTGATTTTTCACAACATGTCGCAAAACTTACCGGGGCGTACTCGTTGACGATGGGAGCTGCGGCCGCCATTGGCTCAGCCATCGTAGTGCCGCTGACGCTTAACGGATTCGGCTGGCGCGGTGCGCTGATGATGTTGATGGTCTTTCCGCTGCTGGCGCTGTTTATCTGGCTACCGCAGTATCGCCAGACGAGCCATGCCACGATGAGTAACTCGCGCGCGTTGCATTCCCGAGGGATCTGGCGCTCCAGCCTCGCCTGGCAGGTGACGCTGTTTTTGGGGATCAACTCACTCGTCTATTACGTGATTATCGGCTGGTTGCCCGCTATTTTGATTAGCCATGGCTACAGCGAGGCACAGGCGGGTTCACTGCACGGTTTGCTGCAACTCGCTACTGCCGCACCCGGCTTACTGATCCCTTTAATCTTGTTTAAATTGAAGGATCAACGCGCCATTGCCGCTTTGGTCTCATTAATGTGTGCGATTGCAGCCGCAGGATTCTGGCTGCTACCCAACCAGGCCGTGTTGTGGACGATTTTATTTGGCTTTGGCTCGGGCGCGACGATGATCCTCGGACTGACGTTCATCGGACTTCGTGCCAGTTCTGCGCACCAGGCGGCTGCGCTATCCGGTATGGCGCAGTCTGTGGGGTACTTGCTGGCGGCGTGTGGACCGCCGTTAATGGGCAAAATTCACGACCTCAACGGTAACTGGCAGATACCGTTGATTGGCGTCGCCCTGCTAGCGACGCTGATGGCTGTGTTTGGCCTGTATGCTGGACGCAGCCGTGAGATAACCTCGCCATAA
- a CDS encoding DUF488 domain-containing protein → MNIQCKRVYDPAEQNDGYRVLVDRLWPRGLKKTDLACDEWNKALTPSTELRKAFHAELIDFKHFAEQYRAELAQQQQEGKRLADIARQQTVTLLYAAKNTQQNHALVLAEWLRQW, encoded by the coding sequence ATGAATATTCAATGTAAACGCGTGTATGACCCGGCTGAACAAAATGATGGTTATCGCGTTCTGGTCGACAGACTGTGGCCACGGGGGTTAAAAAAAACCGACCTGGCCTGCGATGAGTGGAATAAAGCGCTCACGCCCTCGACTGAATTACGCAAAGCATTTCATGCTGAACTTATTGATTTTAAACATTTCGCTGAACAATACCGCGCCGAGCTTGCTCAACAGCAGCAGGAAGGGAAACGGCTTGCTGACATCGCGCGTCAACAGACCGTCACGCTACTGTATGCAGCAAAAAATACGCAGCAAAACCACGCTCTCGTGCTGGCCGAGTGGCTACGTCAATGGTAG
- a CDS encoding YoaK family small membrane protein yields the protein MRIGIIFPVIIFISAVVFLSWFFIGGYAAPGA from the coding sequence ATGCGGATTGGTATTATTTTTCCTGTCATTATCTTCATTTCCGCCGTTGTTTTTTTATCCTGGTTCTTTATTGGCGGCTACGCCGCACCGGGAGCATAA
- the dgcJ gene encoding diguanylate cyclase DgcJ — protein sequence MKFHHKALRHFISVSVIVLTSSFLVYELIASDRAMNAYMRYVIEKADSSFLYDKYTNQSIAAHLMRRFSSPKAPVSAEQRKALCQAFEHVNGTYGLNLTSHSYLPLRGTLQTHSANCIEQLDDIFLLPAFDQAVNVNRELVDYGHGLATLEYKFRYYIDLNNNYIYFYNLINSNQFTMNHWSFLQKGTLGIHQNDIDDVFTGRTVISSIYEDDLTQEKVMSFITPVYYAGKLKGVVMVDVNKDNLRHIFYTSDRPLVWRYLNVTLSDVSSGKEIVINQSESNLFQYVQYVNDIPGGIRITLSLDLMYFIVSSWKIFAFYLLATALLLNLVRTHFRLYHNVRRENISDAMTGLYNRKILTPTLEQRLQQLVNAGTRVTFIAIDCDKLKTINDTLGHQEGDRIITILAKAIQNAIRKSDYAIRLGGDEFCMILIDYPAELTPQLLERIDENLHIIAPGTSVSFSAGIYNMQPGDTINDAYKASDAQLYLNKQKKHPRS from the coding sequence ATGAAATTTCATCATAAAGCGCTCCGGCACTTTATCTCCGTAAGCGTTATTGTTTTGACCTCTTCTTTTCTGGTGTACGAACTGATTGCCAGCGATCGGGCAATGAACGCCTATATGCGTTATGTCATTGAGAAAGCCGACTCTTCTTTCCTGTATGATAAATACACTAATCAGAGTATTGCCGCCCATTTAATGCGCCGTTTTTCATCGCCCAAAGCCCCTGTTTCTGCTGAACAACGAAAAGCACTGTGCCAGGCATTTGAGCACGTTAACGGCACGTACGGGCTGAATCTCACCTCACATAGCTACCTGCCGTTACGCGGTACTTTACAGACCCACTCAGCAAACTGTATTGAACAACTTGATGACATATTCTTGTTGCCCGCTTTCGACCAGGCGGTCAACGTCAATCGTGAACTGGTCGATTATGGCCATGGATTAGCCACACTGGAGTATAAATTTCGTTATTACATTGATTTAAATAATAACTATATCTATTTCTACAACCTGATTAACTCTAATCAGTTCACGATGAATCATTGGTCTTTTTTGCAAAAAGGCACGCTGGGAATTCACCAGAACGATATCGATGATGTTTTTACCGGCCGCACCGTCATTTCCAGTATTTATGAGGATGATCTGACGCAAGAAAAAGTCATGAGCTTTATCACCCCGGTCTATTACGCCGGTAAACTCAAAGGCGTCGTGATGGTGGATGTGAACAAGGACAATCTGCGGCATATTTTTTATACCAGCGATCGTCCCCTCGTCTGGCGTTATCTGAACGTCACGTTGTCTGACGTCAGTTCAGGAAAAGAGATCGTCATCAACCAGAGTGAATCAAACCTGTTCCAGTATGTGCAATATGTTAATGATATTCCCGGCGGAATACGGATCACACTCTCCCTTGATTTAATGTACTTTATTGTCTCTTCCTGGAAAATTTTCGCTTTTTACCTGCTGGCAACCGCGCTACTGCTGAATTTGGTCAGAACCCACTTTCGTTTGTATCATAACGTCCGGCGCGAAAATATCAGCGATGCGATGACCGGGTTGTACAACCGTAAAATCTTAACGCCAACGCTTGAGCAACGTTTGCAGCAACTGGTCAACGCCGGAACGCGGGTGACATTTATCGCTATTGATTGTGACAAGCTAAAAACCATTAATGACACGCTGGGACACCAGGAAGGCGATCGTATTATCACTATTCTGGCCAAAGCGATTCAAAACGCGATCCGCAAAAGTGATTATGCTATTCGCCTCGGGGGCGATGAGTTCTGCATGATTCTGATCGATTATCCTGCCGAGCTCACTCCTCAGTTGCTGGAACGGATCGACGAGAACTTACACATTATTGCGCCGGGGACCTCCGTTAGCTTTTCCGCCGGCATTTATAATATGCAGCCGGGTGACACCATTAACGATGCTTACAAAGCCTCTGACGCCCAGCTGTATCTCAACAAACAGAAAAAGCACCCTCGTTCGTGA
- a CDS encoding CatB-related O-acetyltransferase: MSEKHWSRMEYLHQTVTNPNIVIKGTHSYYSDCWDKGFEASVVRYLLGDEVSREWEPLGHLDKLIIGNFVCIGAESVIVMGGNSTHRLDWISLYPFMASINDAYQFRGDTVLKDGCWLGMRAMIMPGVTVGEGAVVAAGAVVTKDVPPYAIVGGNPAKIIRYRLPEEDIKRLLALDLYQLAEETLVALQPLLSSGDISALELSVARQRQV; the protein is encoded by the coding sequence ATGTCAGAAAAACACTGGTCGAGAATGGAATATCTTCACCAGACAGTGACGAATCCCAATATCGTAATTAAAGGGACGCACAGTTATTACAGCGACTGCTGGGATAAAGGCTTTGAGGCTTCAGTCGTGCGATATTTACTTGGCGACGAGGTTAGCAGAGAGTGGGAACCGCTCGGGCATCTGGATAAGTTGATCATCGGTAATTTCGTCTGTATTGGTGCCGAGAGCGTGATTGTTATGGGGGGAAACAGTACCCACCGGTTGGACTGGATAAGCCTTTACCCCTTTATGGCGTCCATCAACGATGCCTACCAGTTTCGCGGAGACACGGTTCTCAAGGATGGCTGTTGGTTAGGTATGCGCGCGATGATTATGCCTGGCGTGACGGTTGGAGAAGGCGCTGTCGTGGCTGCGGGTGCTGTCGTGACCAAAGATGTACCTCCGTATGCGATTGTCGGCGGGAATCCGGCGAAGATCATAAGATATCGACTTCCCGAAGAGGATATTAAACGATTGCTGGCGCTGGATTTGTATCAACTGGCGGAAGAGACGCTGGTGGCGTTGCAACCGCTGTTGTCATCTGGCGATATTTCAGCGTTGGAGTTGAGCGTTGCCCGGCAGAGACAAGTGTAA
- a CDS encoding YbaK/prolyl-tRNA synthetase associated domain-containing protein, with protein sequence MTEVNTGNVTHQRLVALLSEHGATYRVVSHDAVGKCEAVSEIRGTALGQGAKALVCKVKGNGVNQHVLAILSADQQADLSQLASHLGGLRASLASPAEVDELTGCVFGAIPPFSFHPQLKLVADPLLFERFDEIAFNAGVLDKSVIMDTQDYLRIAQPELVTFRRTQ encoded by the coding sequence ATGACGGAAGTAAATACAGGTAATGTAACCCATCAACGTTTGGTCGCGTTATTGTCGGAACACGGCGCAACGTACCGCGTGGTCAGCCACGACGCCGTCGGCAAATGCGAGGCGGTATCAGAGATTCGTGGCACAGCCTTGGGTCAGGGTGCAAAAGCTCTGGTGTGTAAAGTGAAAGGCAATGGCGTCAATCAGCATGTGCTTGCTATTCTTTCTGCCGATCAACAGGCTGATCTGAGCCAACTCGCCAGCCATCTTGGCGGCTTGAGGGCCTCCCTGGCAAGCCCTGCTGAAGTGGATGAACTGACGGGATGCGTCTTTGGCGCCATTCCTCCCTTCAGCTTCCATCCTCAGCTCAAGCTGGTCGCCGATCCACTCTTGTTCGAGCGTTTTGATGAGATTGCCTTTAACGCCGGGGTGCTGGACAAATCGGTCATTATGGACACCCAGGATTACCTGCGCATTGCGCAACCGGAGTTAGTCACGTTTCGCCGCACGCAATAA
- a CDS encoding putative hemolysin, translating to MKSLFIVLPGMLMLAGCSTQPDAPMPPKVGMANPASVYCQQKGGSLTAVQTPQGVRSDCKLPGGEVIDEWALWRRDHPAKTQ from the coding sequence ATGAAATCTTTGTTTATTGTGTTGCCAGGTATGCTGATGTTAGCGGGATGTTCGACGCAACCCGATGCACCAATGCCACCGAAAGTGGGTATGGCGAATCCGGCATCCGTCTATTGCCAGCAAAAAGGAGGTTCGCTGACTGCGGTACAAACGCCGCAAGGGGTACGTTCTGACTGCAAGCTCCCCGGTGGAGAAGTGATCGACGAATGGGCGCTTTGGCGCAGAGATCACCCGGCTAAAACGCAGTGA